One region of Oncorhynchus keta strain PuntledgeMale-10-30-2019 chromosome 24, Oket_V2, whole genome shotgun sequence genomic DNA includes:
- the mgme1 gene encoding mitochondrial genome maintenance exonuclease 1: MLFHQLLRCAQRVGESSRVVSGLFSHCTRTSVNTFSTSNVSPARKKSSPYSSVDSGRYSSLFKSVVSHRVSAQTPDIIEEQDVQIYGPVIKSPTPSNRNTTPSKMPKILHPLLNQDRVFDFGETELGGAPARIILRRGQDRGSVPSVTRILQETMSPEQQFYLERWRRKMIAQLGEDGFKEYSQNLFRQGKLFHTAVESVLPLTTKEVPGEDPEEVPEMPSEVEGYMESVRHVLEDVRGVRAIESRVQHDKLGYLGIVDCVALYRGVLCVIDWKTSERSKPFLSNTYDNPLQVAAYVGALNNDVNYNYQVENGLIVVAYKDGSPAHPHRLSSEQVLQYWERWLVRLEEYTERR; encoded by the exons atgctttttcatCAGCTGTTGAGATGTGCCCAGCGTGTTGGGGAGTCATCTAGGGTTGTCAGTGGACTCTTTTCCCATTGTACCCGGACCTCCGTGAATACTTTCTCCACGTCCAATGTCTCTCCAGCTCGCAAGAAAAGCAGTCCATACAGTTCCGTGGACAGCGGACGCTACTCCTCACTCTTCAAGTCTGTTGTGTCCCACAGAGTCAGTGCTCAAACTCCCGACATCATAGAGGAGCAAGATGTTCAAATCTACGGACCTGTGATAAAATCCCCAACACCATCTAATCGAAACACAACACCTTCCAAAATGCCTAAAATCCTCCACCCGTTGCTCAACCAAGACCGGGTATTTGATTTTGGCGAAACTGAGCTTGGAGGGGCTCCAGCCAGAATTATCCTACGGAGGGGTCAGGACAGGGGCTCAGTGCCCAGTGTGACCCGTATCCTACAGGAGACTATGTCCCCAGAGCAACAGTTTtacctggagagatggaggaggaagatgataGCTCAACTGGGAGAGGATGGCTTTAAGGAATACAGTCAGA ATCTCTTCAGGCAAGGGAAGCTTTTCCATACGGCCGTGGAGAGTGTTCTCCCGTTGACAACAAAGGAGGTACCGGGGGAAGATCCTGAGGAGGTACCAGAGATGCCATCGGAGGTAGAGGGATACATGGAAAGTGTACGCCATGTACTGGAGGACGTTAGGGGAGTGAGAGCCATCGAGAGCCGTGTACAACATGATAAACTAGGCTATCTGGGGATTGTGGACTGTGTGGCTCTCTACAG GGGTGTGCTGTGTGTGATCGATTGGAAGACATCGGAGAGGTCTAAACCTTTCCTCAGCAACACCTACGACAACCCTCTACAGGTGGCAGCCTACGTTGGGGCCTTAAACAACGACGTGAACTACAACTACCAG GTTGAGAATGGACTGATCGTGGTGGCCTATAAAGATGGTTCCCCAGCCCATCCTCATCGACTGAGCTCAGAACAGGTGCTACAGTACTGGGAGAGATGGCTGGTACGACTGGAGGAGTACACCGAGAGGAGGTGA